The proteins below come from a single Miscanthus floridulus cultivar M001 chromosome 1, ASM1932011v1, whole genome shotgun sequence genomic window:
- the LOC136542704 gene encoding ubiquitin-conjugating enzyme E2 32-like isoform X3 produces the protein MAASAKYNRSNPAVKRILQEVKEMQSNPSPDFMALPLEEDIFEWQFAILGPRESEFEGGIYHGRIQLPSDYPFKPPSFMLLTPSGRFEIQKKICLSISNYHPEHWQPSWSVRTALVALIAFMPTNPGGALGSLDYKKEDRRALAIKSREAPPKFGSPERQKLIDEIHEQMLSKAPSVPQVLPNVPNEESNRLPAPDSSDEHADKKTLVKAQQLRLPTIMCLKRAVEKTFQEFLRLCRILLLRSRSQSMTGY, from the exons ATGGCGGCCTCGGCTAAGTACAACCGGAGCAACCCGGCGGTGAAGCGGATCCTACAGGAGGTCAAGGAGATGCAGTCCAACCCCTCACCCGACTTCATGGCACTCCCCCTCGAG GAGGACATCTTCGAGTGGCAATTTGCTATCCTTGGCCCGAGAGAGAGCGAATTTGAGGGTGGAATCTATCATGGCAGGATCCAGCTACCCTCGGATTATCCATTCAAGCCACCGTCCTTCATGCTACTTACG CCAAGTGGACGCTTTGAGATTCAGAAGAAGATTTGTTTGAGCATATCTAATTACCACCCGGAGCACTGGCAGCCTTCATGGAGTG TCCGCACAGCGTTGGTAGCCTTGATTGCATTCATGCCAACGAACCCTGGTGGGGCATTGGGCTCGCTGGATTACAAAAAGGAAGATAGACGAGCACTCGCTATAAAATCACGTGAAGCGCCGCCAAAATTTGGCTCCCCAGAGCGTCAGAAACTAATTGATGAG ATCCATGAGCAAATGCTCAGTAAGGCTCCTTCTGTCCCCCAAGTGTTACCAAATGTGCCAAACGAGGAGTCTAACCGATTACCCGCACCTGACTCTTCTGATGAGCATGCAGACAAG AAAACACTGGTGAAGGCTCAGCAGTTGAGGTTGCCAACCATCATGTGCCTGAAGCGAGCCGTAGAGAAAACATTCCAAGAGTTCCTTCGGCTCTGCAGAATCCTGCTGTTGCGATCCAGAAGCCAAAGCATGACAGGCTATTGA
- the LOC136542704 gene encoding ubiquitin-conjugating enzyme E2 32-like isoform X1 gives MAASAKYNRSNPAVKRILQEVKEMQSNPSPDFMALPLEEDIFEWQFAILGPRESEFEGGIYHGRIQLPSDYPFKPPSFMLLTPSGRFEIQKKICLSISNYHPEHWQPSWSVRTALVALIAFMPTNPGGALGSLDYKKEDRRALAIKSREAPPKFGSPERQKLIDEIHEQMLSKAPSVPQVLPNVPNEESNRLPAPDSSDEHADKVDEGEYTSGSMSGSLSGHPVPESESPVAENTGEGSAVEVANHHVPEASRRENIPRVPSALQNPAVAIQKPKHDRLLTLAAFGLTLAIMALVIKKFLKINGLGGFIEGKF, from the exons ATGGCGGCCTCGGCTAAGTACAACCGGAGCAACCCGGCGGTGAAGCGGATCCTACAGGAGGTCAAGGAGATGCAGTCCAACCCCTCACCCGACTTCATGGCACTCCCCCTCGAG GAGGACATCTTCGAGTGGCAATTTGCTATCCTTGGCCCGAGAGAGAGCGAATTTGAGGGTGGAATCTATCATGGCAGGATCCAGCTACCCTCGGATTATCCATTCAAGCCACCGTCCTTCATGCTACTTACG CCAAGTGGACGCTTTGAGATTCAGAAGAAGATTTGTTTGAGCATATCTAATTACCACCCGGAGCACTGGCAGCCTTCATGGAGTG TCCGCACAGCGTTGGTAGCCTTGATTGCATTCATGCCAACGAACCCTGGTGGGGCATTGGGCTCGCTGGATTACAAAAAGGAAGATAGACGAGCACTCGCTATAAAATCACGTGAAGCGCCGCCAAAATTTGGCTCCCCAGAGCGTCAGAAACTAATTGATGAG ATCCATGAGCAAATGCTCAGTAAGGCTCCTTCTGTCCCCCAAGTGTTACCAAATGTGCCAAACGAGGAGTCTAACCGATTACCCGCACCTGACTCTTCTGATGAGCATGCAGACAAGGTAGATGAAGGTGAATACACATCTGGGTCAATGTCAGGCTCTTTGAGTGGCCATCCTGTGCCTGAATCTGAATCGCCGGTTGCAGAAAACACTGGTGAAGGCTCAGCAGTTGAGGTTGCCAACCATCATGTGCCTGAAGCGAGCCGTAGAGAAAACATTCCAAGAGTTCCTTCGGCTCTGCAGAATCCTGCTGTTGCGATCCAGAAGCCAAAGCATGACAGGCTATTGACCTTGGCCGCATTTGGGCTGACTCTTGCTATTATGGCACTTGTGATCAAGAAGTTCTTAAAAATAAATGGCTTGGGCGGTTTCATTGAGGGCAAGTTCTGA
- the LOC136542704 gene encoding ubiquitin-conjugating enzyme E2 32-like isoform X2: protein MAASAKYNRSNPAVKRILQEVKEMQSNPSPDFMALPLEEDIFEWQFAILGPRESEFEGGIYHGRIQLPSDYPFKPPSFMLLTPSGRFEIQKKICLSISNYHPEHWQPSWSVRTALVALIAFMPTNPGGALGSLDYKKEDRRALAIKSREAPPKFGSPERQKLIDEIHEQMLSKAPSVPQVLPNVPNEESNRLPAPDSSDEHADKVDEENTGEGSAVEVANHHVPEASRRENIPRVPSALQNPAVAIQKPKHDRLLTLAAFGLTLAIMALVIKKFLKINGLGGFIEGKF from the exons ATGGCGGCCTCGGCTAAGTACAACCGGAGCAACCCGGCGGTGAAGCGGATCCTACAGGAGGTCAAGGAGATGCAGTCCAACCCCTCACCCGACTTCATGGCACTCCCCCTCGAG GAGGACATCTTCGAGTGGCAATTTGCTATCCTTGGCCCGAGAGAGAGCGAATTTGAGGGTGGAATCTATCATGGCAGGATCCAGCTACCCTCGGATTATCCATTCAAGCCACCGTCCTTCATGCTACTTACG CCAAGTGGACGCTTTGAGATTCAGAAGAAGATTTGTTTGAGCATATCTAATTACCACCCGGAGCACTGGCAGCCTTCATGGAGTG TCCGCACAGCGTTGGTAGCCTTGATTGCATTCATGCCAACGAACCCTGGTGGGGCATTGGGCTCGCTGGATTACAAAAAGGAAGATAGACGAGCACTCGCTATAAAATCACGTGAAGCGCCGCCAAAATTTGGCTCCCCAGAGCGTCAGAAACTAATTGATGAG ATCCATGAGCAAATGCTCAGTAAGGCTCCTTCTGTCCCCCAAGTGTTACCAAATGTGCCAAACGAGGAGTCTAACCGATTACCCGCACCTGACTCTTCTGATGAGCATGCAGACAAGGTAGATGAAG AAAACACTGGTGAAGGCTCAGCAGTTGAGGTTGCCAACCATCATGTGCCTGAAGCGAGCCGTAGAGAAAACATTCCAAGAGTTCCTTCGGCTCTGCAGAATCCTGCTGTTGCGATCCAGAAGCCAAAGCATGACAGGCTATTGACCTTGGCCGCATTTGGGCTGACTCTTGCTATTATGGCACTTGTGATCAAGAAGTTCTTAAAAATAAATGGCTTGGGCGGTTTCATTGAGGGCAAGTTCTGA
- the LOC136542717 gene encoding ATP-dependent Clp protease proteolytic subunit 5, chloroplastic-like, whose product MATATATSSSSLTTPLLRPNPNTNPTPRSLQLLRSRRCARAVTAAVAGGAVPYGAAPRRGIWSIRDDLVVPRSPYFPVESAAGQERGPSPMVMERFQSVVSQLFQHRIIRCGGPVEDDMANIIVAQLLYLDAIDPTKDIIMYVNSPGGSVTAGMAIFDTMKHIRPDVSTVCIGLAASMGAFLLSAGTKGKRYSLPNSRIMIHQPLGGAQGQETDLEIQANEMLHHKANLNGYLAYHTGQPLDKINVDTDRDYFMSAKEAKKYGLIDGVVMNPLKALQPLPASS is encoded by the exons ATGGcaaccgccaccgccacctcttCCTCCTCGCTGACCACTCCTCTCCTCCGCCCGAACCCCAATACCAACCCCACTCCCAGATCTCTCCAACTCCTCAG gagcaggaggtgcgcTCGTGCCGTGACTGCCGCTGTAGCCGGAGGCGCGGTGCCTTACGGGGCTGCTCCGCGGCGCGGGATTTGGTCGATCAG GGATGACTTGGTGGTGCCGAGGTCGCCGTACTTCCCAGTAGAGTCTGCGGCAGGGCAGGAGCGTGGGCCGTCGCCCATGGTGATGGAGCGGTTCCAGAGCGTCGTCAGTCAGCTTTTCCAGCAC AGGATTATCCGGTGTGGTGGCCCTGTTGAGGATGATATGGCCAACATCATTGTAGCACAGCTGCTCTACCTCGACGCTATTGATCCCACTAAG GATATCATTATGTATGTGAATTCGCCAGGAGGGTCAGTGACAGCTG GAATGGCTATATTTGATACAATGAAGCACATCAGGCCTGATGTATCCACTGTTTGTATCGGACTAGCTGCAAG TATGGGAGCTTTTCTACTTAGTGCTGGGACCAAAG GAAAGCGATACAGCTTACCAAACTCGAGGATAATGATCCATCAACCTCTTGGAGGGGCCCAAGGACAGGAGACTGATCTTGAAATTCAG GCTAATGAGATGCTGCACCACAAGGCTAACTTAAATGGATACCTTGCATACCACACTGGGCAGCCCCTGGATAAGATCAATGTAGATACTGACCGTGACTACTTTATGAGCGCGAAAGAAGCAAAGAAGTATGGCCTTATTGATGGAGTAGTCATGAATCCCCTCAAGGCCCTTCAACCACTTCCAGCTTCCAGTTAG
- the LOC136495990 gene encoding protein SEMI-ROLLED LEAF 2-like isoform X2 — MGFLSARLLPSCESMCVCCPALRPSSRRPVKRYKKLLAEIFPKTPDGAPNERKIVKLCEYAAKNPLRIPKIAKFLEQRSHKELRSAHVNFVRIITEAYSKLLFICKEQMAYFAISLVNVLTELLESKQENIHILGCQTLANFINSQQVDNTYARNIESLVHKVCALSCQQGEEHRLLRAASLQCLSAMIWFMKEHSYIFADFDEIGHSVLDNYRMEMEESNGGGDDRHALQHNWVDEIARSEGRPGVGGGNDVNINTTTIRLRPARNSSALTRDERDSPEVWSHICVQKLAELVKESTTMRRILDPMLSYFDMKKQWAPRHGLALLVLSDMAYMEKSSGNEQLILTTVVRHLDHKNVSHDPQTKSDIIQTATSLARQLRSRGFAVELVVAGDLCKHLRKTLEAVESGNVEDQNLNESLQNFLEDCLMEVVRGINDVRPLYDMMTITLENLPSMPTVARATLGSLLILSHIISLTSVSSNSPMVFPEALLQQILKSMIHTDIDTRVGAHHMFSAIIVRGPSHLRSESEYLYETKKQSRTTSVFASATALLEKLRREKESLSSDKTQNIMHDDVKEMHEEDKRKNPAYFSKLVSSFIERCAKRSSSVEEANIAMLTEDQTNQLLSSFWIQANQTDNTPFNYEAIGHSYSLTVLSSRLKDSSNGNIIQFFQLPLSLRSVALTPSEVLPASCQRSIFTLAVSVLAFAGNVCHITELSDLLRCFLCSKMDPYLRIGEDLQLYVRLQSDLGSYGSESDQEVAKSMLSDCRTKVGINDQRVLDVIASALSNFIEMGRDVLTKELTEMFTPEEMPLFGSNSALDWANFNAQAFSDESLSFDEESSRTSSVDCGLRESPITNTASSISKITLPQSVPHVLGVGQLLESALHVAGQVSGASVSTSPLPYGTMTSQCEALGLGTRKKLSSWLVNGHESTPDNPMPSLPTAHHSIIPKVNPAMFRTSSEPCSAVKLPPASPFDNFLKATYRTQPEL, encoded by the exons ATGGGTTTCCTCTCCGCGAGGCTGCTGCCGTCGTGTGAGAGCATGTGCGTGTGCTGCCCCGCGCTGCGCCCGAGCTCGCGCCGCCCCGTCAAGCGCTACAAGAAGCTGCTCGCCGAGATATTCCCCAAGACGCCC GATGGTGCTCCAAATGAGAGGAAAATAGTGAAGTTGTGCGAGTATGCTGCGAAGAACCCACTGCGCATACCAAAG ATTGCCAAGTTTCTAGAGCAGAGGAGTCACAAGGAGCTGCGCTCTGCTCATGTGAACTTCGTCAGAATCATCACTGAAGCTTACAGCAAGCTACTCTTCATTTGTAAAGAGCAGAT GGCATATTTTGCCATCAGCCTAGTGAATGTCCTTACCGAGCTTCTGGAAAGCAAGCAGGAGAATATTCACATCCTTGGGTGTCAAACTTTAGCAAACTTTATTAACAGTCAG CAGGTAGACAACACATATGCACGCAATATTGAAAGCTTGGTACACAAAGTATGTGCGCTTTCATGTCAacagggagaggagcacaggctTCTGAGGGCAGCAAGCTTGCAGTGCCTGTCAGCAATG ATCTGGTTCATGAAGGAGCATTCATACATATTTGCTGATTTTGATGAG ATAGGGCATTCAGTGTTGgacaattataggatggagatgGAGGAATCTAATGGCGGTGGTGATGACAGACATGCATTGCAGCATAATTGGGTTGATGAAATAGCAAGGTCTGAGGGTAGACCTGGCGTAGGTGGTGGTAATGATGTGAATATTAACACTACAACTATTAGGCTGCGACCAGCAAGAAATTCGTCAGCTCTTACCAG GGATGAACGTGACTCCCCAGAAGTATGGTCGCATATTTGTGTCCAAAAGCTTGCAGAACTGGTCAAAGAGAGTACAACCATGCGTCGCATTCTAGATCCAATGCTTTCATACTTTGATATGAAGAAACAGTGGGCCCCACGACATGGATTGGCTTTGCTTGTTTTGTCTGATATGGCTTATATGGAAAAGAGTTCAG GCAATGAACAGCTGATTCTAACCACCGTCGTCCGGCACTTGGATCACAAAAACGTTTCACACGATCCTCAGACAAAATCAGATATTATTCAGACAGCAACGTCCTTGGCACGGCAACTTCGATCTCGAGGATTTGCTGTTGAACTTGTAGTGGCAGGTGACTTGTGCAAACACTTAAGGAAAACACTAGAGGCTGTGGAGTCAGGCAATGTTGAAGATCAGAATTTGAATGAATCTCTTCAGAATTTCTTGGAGGACTGTCTTATGGAAGTTGTTAGAGGA ATCAATGATGTGCGCCCCCTCTATGATATGATGACAATCACATTGGAGAATTTGCCTTCTATGCCAACTGTTGCCAGAGCAACCCTTGGAAGTTTGCTGATCCTATCACACATAATCTCGTTGACATCAGTATCGTCTAACAGTCCTATG GTATTTCCAGAAGCACTTCTCCAGCAGATACTGAAGTCCATGATACATACTGATATCGACACTCGTGTGGGAGCACACCACATGTTTTCGGCTATTATTGTCCGAGGGCCAAGCCATCTGCGGAGTGAATCAGAGTACCTATACGAAACAAAAAAGCAGTCTCGGACTACATCTGTATTTGCTTCAGCTACTGCTCTACTGGAGAAGTTGAGGAGAGAAAAGGAGAGTTTAAGTTCAGATAAGACTCAAAATATCATGCATGATGATGTGAAGGAAATGCATGAAGAGGATAAACGGAAAAATCCAGCTTATTTCTCTAAGCTGGTTTCCTCTTTCATTGAAAGATGTGCAAAGCGAAGTAGCTCTGTAGAG GAGGCCAATATTGCCATGCTAACTGAAGATCAAACCAACCAATTGCTGTCTTCATTCTGGATTCAGGCCAATCAAACAGATAATACTCCTTTTAATTATGAGGCTATTGGCCATTCATACAGCCTAACAGTTCTTTCTTCCCGCCTTAAG GATTCAAGCAACGGCAATATCATTCAGTTTTTCCAATTGCCATTGTCCCTTCGAAGTGTCGCTTTAACCCCGAGTG AAGTTCTGCCGGCTTCTTGCCAACGGTCTATTTTTACATTAGCAGTGAGTGTGCTGGCTTTTGCTGGAAACGTTTGTCACATCACTGAACTGTCAGACTTGCTAAGGTGTTTTTTATGTTCCAAA ATGGACCCTTACCTAAGAATAGGTGAAGACTTGCAACTCTATGTAAGGTTGCAATCGGATCTAGGCAGCTATGGTTCTGAAAGTGATCAGGAGGTTGCCAAATCCATGCTTTCTGACTGCAGGACAAAAGTAGGGATCAACGATCAGCGAGTGCTTGATGTTATTGCCTCTGCACTTTCTAATTTCATTGAG ATGGGCAGGGATGTACTAACAAAGGAGCTCACTGAGATGTTCACACCTGAAGAGATGCCTCTGTTTGGGTCAAATTCAGCACTTGACTGGGCCAACTTCAATGCGCAAGCATTTTCTGATGAATCCCTTTCTTTTGATGAG GAATCTTCAAGAACCTCTTCAGTAGATTGTGGCTTGCGCGAGTCACCAATCACCAACACTGCTAGCTCCATCTCAAAGATTACTCTACCACAGTCTGTTCCACATGTTTTAGGTGTCGGTCAATTGTTGGAATCA GCACTACATGTGGCTGGCCAGGTTTCAGGTGCATCTGTTTCAACCTCACCTCTTCCATATGGTACAATGACTAGTCAATGTGAAGCCCTTGGATTGGGCACCAGGAAGAAGCTATCAAGCTGGCTTGTCAATGGACATGAATCAACCCCGGACAATCCTATGCCGAGTCTTCCCACTGCCCATCATTCCATCATTCCCAAG GTAAACCCTGCCATGTTCCGCACATCATCAGAACCATGTTCTGCTGTAAAGCTTCCACCTGCCAGCCCCTTCGATAACTTCCTGAAGGCTACCTATCGCACCCAGCCGGAGCTGTGA
- the LOC136495990 gene encoding protein SEMI-ROLLED LEAF 2-like isoform X1: MGFLSARLLPSCESMCVCCPALRPSSRRPVKRYKKLLAEIFPKTPDGAPNERKIVKLCEYAAKNPLRIPKIAKFLEQRSHKELRSAHVNFVRIITEAYSKLLFICKEQMAYFAISLVNVLTELLESKQENIHILGCQTLANFINSQVDNTYARNIESLVHKVCALSCQQGEEHRLLRAASLQCLSAMIWFMKEHSYIFADFDEIGHSVLDNYRMEMEESNGGGDDRHALQHNWVDEIARSEGRPGVGGGNDVNINTTTIRLRPARNSSALTRDERDSPEVWSHICVQKLAELVKESTTMRRILDPMLSYFDMKKQWAPRHGLALLVLSDMAYMEKSSGNEQLILTTVVRHLDHKNVSHDPQTKSDIIQTATSLARQLRSRGFAVELVVAGDLCKHLRKTLEAVESGNVEDQNLNESLQNFLEDCLMEVVRGINDVRPLYDMMTITLENLPSMPTVARATLGSLLILSHIISLTSVSSNSPMVFPEALLQQILKSMIHTDIDTRVGAHHMFSAIIVRGPSHLRSESEYLYETKKQSRTTSVFASATALLEKLRREKESLSSDKTQNIMHDDVKEMHEEDKRKNPAYFSKLVSSFIERCAKRSSSVEEANIAMLTEDQTNQLLSSFWIQANQTDNTPFNYEAIGHSYSLTVLSSRLKDSSNGNIIQFFQLPLSLRSVALTPSEVLPASCQRSIFTLAVSVLAFAGNVCHITELSDLLRCFLCSKMDPYLRIGEDLQLYVRLQSDLGSYGSESDQEVAKSMLSDCRTKVGINDQRVLDVIASALSNFIEMGRDVLTKELTEMFTPEEMPLFGSNSALDWANFNAQAFSDESLSFDEESSRTSSVDCGLRESPITNTASSISKITLPQSVPHVLGVGQLLESALHVAGQVSGASVSTSPLPYGTMTSQCEALGLGTRKKLSSWLVNGHESTPDNPMPSLPTAHHSIIPKVNPAMFRTSSEPCSAVKLPPASPFDNFLKATYRTQPEL, translated from the exons ATGGGTTTCCTCTCCGCGAGGCTGCTGCCGTCGTGTGAGAGCATGTGCGTGTGCTGCCCCGCGCTGCGCCCGAGCTCGCGCCGCCCCGTCAAGCGCTACAAGAAGCTGCTCGCCGAGATATTCCCCAAGACGCCC GATGGTGCTCCAAATGAGAGGAAAATAGTGAAGTTGTGCGAGTATGCTGCGAAGAACCCACTGCGCATACCAAAG ATTGCCAAGTTTCTAGAGCAGAGGAGTCACAAGGAGCTGCGCTCTGCTCATGTGAACTTCGTCAGAATCATCACTGAAGCTTACAGCAAGCTACTCTTCATTTGTAAAGAGCAGAT GGCATATTTTGCCATCAGCCTAGTGAATGTCCTTACCGAGCTTCTGGAAAGCAAGCAGGAGAATATTCACATCCTTGGGTGTCAAACTTTAGCAAACTTTATTAACAGTCAG GTAGACAACACATATGCACGCAATATTGAAAGCTTGGTACACAAAGTATGTGCGCTTTCATGTCAacagggagaggagcacaggctTCTGAGGGCAGCAAGCTTGCAGTGCCTGTCAGCAATG ATCTGGTTCATGAAGGAGCATTCATACATATTTGCTGATTTTGATGAG ATAGGGCATTCAGTGTTGgacaattataggatggagatgGAGGAATCTAATGGCGGTGGTGATGACAGACATGCATTGCAGCATAATTGGGTTGATGAAATAGCAAGGTCTGAGGGTAGACCTGGCGTAGGTGGTGGTAATGATGTGAATATTAACACTACAACTATTAGGCTGCGACCAGCAAGAAATTCGTCAGCTCTTACCAG GGATGAACGTGACTCCCCAGAAGTATGGTCGCATATTTGTGTCCAAAAGCTTGCAGAACTGGTCAAAGAGAGTACAACCATGCGTCGCATTCTAGATCCAATGCTTTCATACTTTGATATGAAGAAACAGTGGGCCCCACGACATGGATTGGCTTTGCTTGTTTTGTCTGATATGGCTTATATGGAAAAGAGTTCAG GCAATGAACAGCTGATTCTAACCACCGTCGTCCGGCACTTGGATCACAAAAACGTTTCACACGATCCTCAGACAAAATCAGATATTATTCAGACAGCAACGTCCTTGGCACGGCAACTTCGATCTCGAGGATTTGCTGTTGAACTTGTAGTGGCAGGTGACTTGTGCAAACACTTAAGGAAAACACTAGAGGCTGTGGAGTCAGGCAATGTTGAAGATCAGAATTTGAATGAATCTCTTCAGAATTTCTTGGAGGACTGTCTTATGGAAGTTGTTAGAGGA ATCAATGATGTGCGCCCCCTCTATGATATGATGACAATCACATTGGAGAATTTGCCTTCTATGCCAACTGTTGCCAGAGCAACCCTTGGAAGTTTGCTGATCCTATCACACATAATCTCGTTGACATCAGTATCGTCTAACAGTCCTATG GTATTTCCAGAAGCACTTCTCCAGCAGATACTGAAGTCCATGATACATACTGATATCGACACTCGTGTGGGAGCACACCACATGTTTTCGGCTATTATTGTCCGAGGGCCAAGCCATCTGCGGAGTGAATCAGAGTACCTATACGAAACAAAAAAGCAGTCTCGGACTACATCTGTATTTGCTTCAGCTACTGCTCTACTGGAGAAGTTGAGGAGAGAAAAGGAGAGTTTAAGTTCAGATAAGACTCAAAATATCATGCATGATGATGTGAAGGAAATGCATGAAGAGGATAAACGGAAAAATCCAGCTTATTTCTCTAAGCTGGTTTCCTCTTTCATTGAAAGATGTGCAAAGCGAAGTAGCTCTGTAGAG GAGGCCAATATTGCCATGCTAACTGAAGATCAAACCAACCAATTGCTGTCTTCATTCTGGATTCAGGCCAATCAAACAGATAATACTCCTTTTAATTATGAGGCTATTGGCCATTCATACAGCCTAACAGTTCTTTCTTCCCGCCTTAAG GATTCAAGCAACGGCAATATCATTCAGTTTTTCCAATTGCCATTGTCCCTTCGAAGTGTCGCTTTAACCCCGAGTG AAGTTCTGCCGGCTTCTTGCCAACGGTCTATTTTTACATTAGCAGTGAGTGTGCTGGCTTTTGCTGGAAACGTTTGTCACATCACTGAACTGTCAGACTTGCTAAGGTGTTTTTTATGTTCCAAA ATGGACCCTTACCTAAGAATAGGTGAAGACTTGCAACTCTATGTAAGGTTGCAATCGGATCTAGGCAGCTATGGTTCTGAAAGTGATCAGGAGGTTGCCAAATCCATGCTTTCTGACTGCAGGACAAAAGTAGGGATCAACGATCAGCGAGTGCTTGATGTTATTGCCTCTGCACTTTCTAATTTCATTGAG ATGGGCAGGGATGTACTAACAAAGGAGCTCACTGAGATGTTCACACCTGAAGAGATGCCTCTGTTTGGGTCAAATTCAGCACTTGACTGGGCCAACTTCAATGCGCAAGCATTTTCTGATGAATCCCTTTCTTTTGATGAG GAATCTTCAAGAACCTCTTCAGTAGATTGTGGCTTGCGCGAGTCACCAATCACCAACACTGCTAGCTCCATCTCAAAGATTACTCTACCACAGTCTGTTCCACATGTTTTAGGTGTCGGTCAATTGTTGGAATCA GCACTACATGTGGCTGGCCAGGTTTCAGGTGCATCTGTTTCAACCTCACCTCTTCCATATGGTACAATGACTAGTCAATGTGAAGCCCTTGGATTGGGCACCAGGAAGAAGCTATCAAGCTGGCTTGTCAATGGACATGAATCAACCCCGGACAATCCTATGCCGAGTCTTCCCACTGCCCATCATTCCATCATTCCCAAG GTAAACCCTGCCATGTTCCGCACATCATCAGAACCATGTTCTGCTGTAAAGCTTCCACCTGCCAGCCCCTTCGATAACTTCCTGAAGGCTACCTATCGCACCCAGCCGGAGCTGTGA